Below is a window of bacterium DNA.
TTCGACCGGCTTGGGTATGAACGCATCGGCGCCGGCCTTCTGCACTGCTTGGACGTCCTTCTCACCGACGCGCCCGGAGAGGATAAGGACCGGGGCCTTGAACGTCCGGTTGCGCTTGAACAACGAGCACAACGTCAGGCCGTCGATACCGGGCATCGCGATATCGCATATAGCCAGATCGGGCGGGTCTTCGCGTTCAGCCTTGAGCGCTGCCATGCCGTCGGCGACACTGGTCACACGATAGCCGGCCGACTGCAGTATCTTCTCGATCAGAAGTCGAACCGGGGCATCGTCATCAGCCACCAGTATGTGTTTCAACACTTTGACATTAGACAAGGACTGACCGTAAGTCAAGTTGTTGCGCGTCTCTCTCGTGAGACCCAGAGGCCGGTACTATTCCGGGAGTTGGCGAGAGCAACCACCCAGTTGTATCCCTGGCAGTCCGGGCCTGAAGTCGCCACCCGACTTCCGGCCCTTCATGACAGTCTGACGCGTGACGCAGAAACCGAGGCCGGAGTTGGTCACGCATTCGTGTTTGAGATGGCGAAGGCGCAGGAACCGGCGAGAGAGGACGTGTCGCGCCCGTGCAATGCCCACCTCACGTTCCACCAGCCACGACTCCGCCCCGCACCAGACTGTTGACAAGTGGGTCGGCGGCGTGTACTATTGCTGTGAAATTGGTAACAGCGTGAACTGAGTAACAGATATGAAGCGACTTAGCGGTAGGGCAGTCGAGAGGCTCATCGCGTATCGTCGAATACTATCGCTGTGTGGAGAAAGTCATCCCCGGCATGTCTACTCGCATGATCTCGCGGGACTTACAGGTGTATCCGCAGTCCAAGTGCGTAGGGACATGATGGAAGTAGGTTTCTCCGGCAGCCCGAGTCGTGGATACGATGTCGCTGAACTGCTTGCACGCATCGACTGCATCCTTGATGCCCCAGACGGTACGAGAGCTGTGCTTGTGGGCGTCGGCAACATCGGTCGCGCCCTGCTATCTTTCCTCGCCGGTCGGGGAGGAAGAATCTCGATTGTCGAGGCTTTCGATAATGACCCGGCGAAGATCGACCGGGTGATACTCGGATGCCGAGTCTGTGACATCGCGACTCTGCCTGAGCGCGGGCGAGCTTTGGGCGCGCGCTTGGGTATTGTGGCCGTGCCGGAATCGCAGGCAAGGGAAGTGGCCGACGCGCTGGTTGAGTCAGGTGTCACCGGGATTCTGAACTTCGCACCGGTGCCGCTCTCGGTCAAGACCGGGGTCTACGTCGAACAGGTTGATATCATGCGCGCCATCGAGAAGGTGGCGCATTTCGCCAAGTAGGAGAAAGTCAGAGAGGTCTAGGCAATATGGCAAACGCTACCGTTGAGAAGGTTATGCAGCGTTATCCGAAGGCCGGCCGGGATAGCCTGATACCGATTCTTCAGGCAGTCCAGGAGGAGCAGGGCTTTCTTTCGGAGGACGCCGTCGTCAGCATCGGCCGACACCTGCGGATACCCGCAAGCAAGGTGTTCGGCGTGGCGACGTTCTATAATCAGTTCCGGTTC
It encodes the following:
- a CDS encoding redox-sensing transcriptional repressor Rex, with product MKRLSGRAVERLIAYRRILSLCGESHPRHVYSHDLAGLTGVSAVQVRRDMMEVGFSGSPSRGYDVAELLARIDCILDAPDGTRAVLVGVGNIGRALLSFLAGRGGRISIVEAFDNDPAKIDRVILGCRVCDIATLPERGRALGARLGIVAVPESQAREVADALVESGVTGILNFAPVPLSVKTGVYVEQVDIMRAIEKVAHFAK
- a CDS encoding NAD(P)H-dependent oxidoreductase subunit E, with amino-acid sequence MANATVEKVMQRYPKAGRDSLIPILQAVQEEQGFLSEDAVVSIGRHLRIPASKVFGVATFYNQFRF
- a CDS encoding response regulator — translated: MKHILVADDDAPVRLLIEKILQSAGYRVTSVADGMAALKAEREDPPDLAICDIAMPGIDGLTLCSLFKRNRTFKAPVLILSGRVGEKDVQAVQKAGADAFIPKPVERERLLAMVTQWLAVGERPVSDGGVKS